A genomic segment from Tachypleus tridentatus isolate NWPU-2018 unplaced genomic scaffold, ASM421037v1 Hic_cluster_2, whole genome shotgun sequence encodes:
- the LOC143242714 gene encoding uncharacterized protein LOC143242714 codes for MAAAGFSSLVAHLTGADKARYEENVKELGVGDPYMLPPRVFTPVISSQDNVVQSQTVSGVDLPYITYGDIYIYLINRTSTYTNESLKGYKSLDAYKYFVVGFVQNVQITRATSDKVIITAKVCHSQRLNEPPLKLWVASCRNGEIISSHCTCKAGLGEVCSHVAIQIQV; via the exons atggcTGCTGCTGGcttttcatcacttgtagcacaCCTGACAGGTGCTGATAAGGCCAGGTATGAGGAAAACGTGAAGGAACTGGGTGTAGGAGACCCGTATATGCTCCCGCCACGTGTATTTACGCCAGTAATATCCAGCCAAGACAACGTTGTTCAGAGTCAGACTGTTTCCGGAGTAGATCTGCCATATATTACATatggtgacatttatatatatttgataaacaggaCTTCCACCTATACAAATGAAAGTCTAAAAGGTTACAAAAGCCTTGATGCGTACAAGTACTTTGTGGTAGGATTTGTACAGAATGTGCAGATAACCAGGGCAACGTCGGATAAAGTCATCATTACAGCAAAA gTGTGCCACTCTCAGCGGCTAAATGAACCACCACTAAAGCTATGGGTTGCTAGTTGCAGGAATGGAGAGATAATATCTTCCCACTGCACCTGCAAGGCTGGACTAGGTGAAGTCTGCTCCCACGTTGCCATTCAGATTCAAGTCTAA
- the LOC143242715 gene encoding THAP domain-containing protein 2-like, whose product MVHSCCAFNCSNRRGQAENVSFYRFPIDPDRRRRWIAAVNRKNWTPTEHTRLCSKHFVSGTTSDDPLSPDYVPSIFHFTRSP is encoded by the exons ATGGTACACtcgtgttgtgcatttaactgttcaaatcgaCGTGGACAGGCGGAAAATGTGTCATTCTACAGATTTCCTATAGATCCCGACCGAAGAAGACGATGGATTGCAGCTGTCAATAGGAAAAACTGGACACCCACAGAGCACACCAgactttgtagtaaacattttgtgtcag GGACGACGAGTGATGATCCCCTATCACCTGACTATGtaccttccatatttcattttacacgttctccctga
- the LOC143242286 gene encoding uncharacterized protein LOC143242286, which translates to MIPECEKVPTNKFNKRETNVVLKENQTEPTILQTINENHSVEKKPERAENVSKPASSPDKTELKIRVETIVNDEKPEETLKSDSLTTAETPASKEIRDVDWIQREVSSNIRPPSTRLFHNVDEIITVRLGSKPEHHQRNVLLLLEIVKTETNLLLVELQNQHLRVN; encoded by the exons atgatccCTGAGTGTGAGAAGGTCCCAACAAATAAGTTcaataaaagagaaactaatgtggtattaaaggaaaatcaaacagaaccaaccatattgcagacaataaatgaaaatcactCAGTAGAAAAGAAACCAGAAAGAGCAGAAAACGTGAGCAAGCCTGCTTCAAGTCctgataaaactgaattaaagatACGCGTTGAGACAATCGTGAATGATGAGAAACCTGAAGAGacattaaaatctgattcacTGACAACG GCAGAAACACCAGCTTCAAAAGAAATAAGAGACGTTGATTGGATCCAGAGGGAGGTGTCAAGCAACATCAGGCCTCCCTCAACTAGACTTTTCCATAATGTTGATGAAATTATTACTGTAAGACTTGGCAGTAAGCCAGAACATCATCAGAGaaacgttttattgttattggaaatagtgaaaaccgaaacaaatttgttattggtaGAACTCCAAAATCAACACCTACGTGTCAATTGA